A region from the Nitrospiraceae bacterium genome encodes:
- a CDS encoding PAS domain S-box protein, with protein sequence MANASPIPSSSPILVVDDEQDIVLTLRDLLEADGHHINVASTGGTALECVKHHSPSAVILDVKLPDMDGLLVLEKMTKAVPGLPIIILSSYTTLDDVTGPLEEQGAFAYLHKPINRSEIRTTVRQALKAYALAKKMEHARHALYESEIRFQAVFQAAIDAIVLADHTGRITSWNKAAELMFEYTAEEMFGKPLTLIMPNRYREAHTKGMKRLQTTGESHVIGKTVTLHGLRKSGQEFPIELSLNSWMTGTQPSYSGFIRDLSLRESNKGKPVHYQNV encoded by the coding sequence ATGGCAAATGCATCCCCGATACCATCCTCTTCCCCCATTCTTGTCGTCGACGATGAGCAGGATATTGTCCTAACCTTACGAGATCTTTTGGAGGCCGACGGACATCACATTAATGTGGCGTCAACAGGCGGCACAGCCCTGGAATGCGTAAAACATCACTCGCCTAGTGCAGTAATCCTTGACGTCAAACTCCCTGACATGGATGGCTTACTCGTTTTAGAGAAGATGACAAAAGCAGTACCCGGTCTTCCCATCATTATTTTGTCGAGTTATACCACTCTCGATGATGTGACCGGCCCTCTTGAGGAACAGGGCGCCTTCGCCTATCTCCATAAACCCATCAACCGTTCCGAAATCAGGACCACGGTGCGCCAAGCACTCAAGGCTTATGCCTTGGCAAAAAAAATGGAACACGCCCGTCACGCCTTATATGAAAGCGAAATCCGCTTTCAAGCCGTCTTTCAGGCGGCCATTGATGCCATTGTATTAGCCGATCACACCGGCCGCATCACGTCCTGGAATAAGGCTGCAGAATTGATGTTTGAATATACCGCCGAGGAAATGTTCGGAAAACCACTTACACTGATCATGCCCAATCGGTACCGGGAAGCTCATACCAAAGGCATGAAACGATTACAGACAACAGGCGAATCTCACGTCATCGGGAAAACGGTCACACTCCATGGATTACGAAAAAGCGGACAGGAATTCCCCATCGAACTCTCTTTGAATTCCTGGATGACAGGAACGCAGCCATCCTATTCCGGATTTATCCGGGATCTTTCGTTGCGAGAATCAAATAAGGGAAAGCCTGTGCACTATCAAAACGTGTGA
- a CDS encoding NUDIX hydrolase, whose product MFAWLTRFIEHHPNLHRFALYIWRLFPPRVAGFLKGLLARSWVVGAIAVMIDENSSPPEVLLVEHSYRPKGAWGLPGGSLESTPGDPTRPSNTSSPDDVIQAALCKEMSEELGIAIRVNSLLRIDAIPYLPEEPGPFRLHFYFRCAPQDGFAIFRARLSSGHIRPRSPEIKNIRFVPLPELTKYDIFSTDLRFLNDDLPRLEPALATLKSK is encoded by the coding sequence ATGTTCGCATGGTTAACACGGTTTATTGAGCATCACCCCAACCTTCATCGTTTTGCCCTTTATATTTGGAGGCTGTTTCCTCCACGGGTGGCAGGATTTTTGAAAGGGTTGCTTGCCAGAAGCTGGGTAGTGGGGGCAATAGCCGTCATGATTGACGAAAATTCATCACCTCCGGAGGTGCTCTTGGTTGAGCACAGTTATCGGCCGAAAGGAGCATGGGGTCTTCCTGGTGGGTCTCTCGAATCGACTCCCGGAGATCCGACCAGACCAAGCAATACTTCATCGCCTGACGATGTTATACAGGCAGCTCTTTGCAAGGAAATGTCCGAAGAACTCGGTATCGCCATTAGGGTGAACAGTCTCCTTAGAATTGATGCTATTCCCTATCTTCCGGAAGAACCCGGCCCCTTTCGATTGCACTTTTACTTCCGCTGTGCTCCACAGGACGGTTTCGCAATTTTCCGTGCGAGACTGAGTTCCGGGCACATACGCCCCCGATCTCCCGAGATCAAAAATATTCGGTTCGTGCCTTTGCCTGAGTTAACCAAGTATGACATATTTTCAACCGATCTGAGATTTTTGAATGATGATCTTCCAAGGCTTGAGCCAGCCCTTGCTACATTAAAATCCAAATAA
- a CDS encoding class I SAM-dependent methyltransferase codes for MMERVLEPEVMDDPVQVQAYAEADFQEENQGFVDTFLRLYEDCDGPHVVDLGCGPGDIAIRLARSHPTCRITGIDASIPMITWAEQAVKQAGLAHRIKFLSQRFQDVRLATPADAVISNSLAHHVPNPLRFWYEIKKMIKPGGLVVVMDLLRPNSPDEAQALVEQYAAHEPERLRQDFFHSLLAAFTEDEVAAHLAELNLSRLMVDVPDDRHWIVYGRVY; via the coding sequence ATGATGGAACGGGTTCTCGAACCGGAAGTTATGGATGACCCGGTTCAGGTTCAGGCCTATGCCGAAGCGGATTTTCAAGAAGAAAATCAGGGATTTGTGGATACCTTTCTTCGACTGTATGAGGACTGTGATGGCCCTCATGTTGTGGATTTGGGGTGTGGCCCCGGTGATATCGCCATTCGCCTGGCCCGGAGTCATCCCACCTGTCGGATTACAGGAATTGATGCTTCCATCCCTATGATCACCTGGGCGGAACAGGCAGTGAAGCAAGCCGGGTTAGCTCATCGAATAAAGTTTCTCTCCCAACGGTTTCAAGATGTCAGGTTGGCTACTCCAGCGGACGCCGTGATATCGAACAGTTTGGCCCACCATGTTCCCAATCCGTTACGATTTTGGTATGAGATAAAAAAAATGATCAAGCCAGGTGGGCTTGTGGTGGTCATGGATCTCCTTCGTCCGAATTCTCCCGACGAGGCGCAGGCGCTTGTTGAGCAGTATGCGGCCCATGAACCTGAGAGATTACGGCAGGATTTCTTTCATTCCCTGTTGGCGGCATTTACGGAAGATGAAGTGGCTGCTCACCTCGCAGAACTGAATTTAAGCCGCCTGATGGTTGATGTTCCTGATGACCGGCATTGGATCGTCTACGGGCGTGTGTACTAA
- a CDS encoding MOSC domain-containing protein, which produces MGSVAYLHQINRSPGGLPKLPVPEAWITFKGMDGDGHRNRALHGGPDRALCLFSFEVLEALQQEGHTVYPGASGENLTVAGLNWTQLKPGDHLKIGEEVQIKLTKYCEPCRHNAQWFANGDFSRISHRQHPGWSRLYAQVLSEGRVRQGDGVWVVTLPKRNMQ; this is translated from the coding sequence ATGGGTTCTGTCGCATATCTCCATCAAATTAATCGTTCTCCAGGTGGACTCCCCAAGCTGCCCGTGCCCGAGGCGTGGATTACGTTCAAAGGGATGGATGGGGACGGGCATCGGAATCGGGCGTTGCATGGCGGCCCGGATCGGGCCTTATGCCTGTTCTCGTTTGAGGTCCTGGAGGCCTTACAACAGGAGGGACACACCGTTTATCCTGGAGCCTCGGGAGAAAATTTGACCGTGGCCGGACTTAATTGGACACAGCTGAAACCAGGTGACCATCTGAAAATTGGAGAAGAGGTGCAGATCAAACTAACAAAATATTGTGAACCGTGTCGTCATAATGCGCAATGGTTTGCGAATGGCGACTTTTCCCGGATTTCGCACCGGCAACATCCCGGATGGAGCCGATTGTATGCTCAGGTCCTGTCCGAAGGACGGGTACGGCAAGGTGATGGAGTGTGGGTCGTGACATTGCCGAAAAGGAATATGCAATGA
- a CDS encoding alpha/beta hydrolase, which produces MFEGVFVFQPSSWEDRNWVSLSGLPLEEVWLPVDESVTIFGWFVDAGPTRPVLFWCHGNAGNISHRLDNIRELYRRGLSVFIFDYRGYGRSTGTPSEPGMYQDALAAYDYVLHQRGIAANRIVVFGRSLGACVAGEVAIFRPSAGVILEGAFPSIQAMSDHHYMGLPAHWLLNVDFNLTEKVAKLRRPLLVIHGEKDSIVPMALGRQVYDAAHEPKQWFVIVGAEHNDVPFVGGISYFQKITGFVQTITS; this is translated from the coding sequence ATGTTTGAAGGAGTCTTTGTATTTCAGCCCTCTTCTTGGGAAGACCGGAACTGGGTGAGTCTCAGTGGACTGCCTTTAGAAGAGGTGTGGCTTCCGGTCGATGAGTCAGTCACGATATTCGGCTGGTTTGTCGACGCCGGACCGACTAGGCCGGTGCTTTTCTGGTGTCATGGAAATGCCGGTAATATTAGTCACCGGTTAGACAATATCCGGGAGCTGTATCGGCGCGGATTATCTGTTTTCATCTTTGATTATCGTGGGTATGGCCGGAGCACAGGCACTCCCTCAGAGCCCGGCATGTATCAGGATGCACTGGCCGCCTATGACTATGTCTTACACCAACGTGGCATTGCCGCGAACCGGATTGTAGTATTTGGACGATCTCTGGGCGCTTGTGTGGCCGGTGAGGTGGCCATTTTCCGGCCATCGGCCGGGGTCATTCTTGAGGGGGCGTTTCCTTCTATCCAGGCCATGTCGGACCACCATTACATGGGATTGCCTGCCCACTGGTTGTTAAATGTGGACTTTAATCTGACTGAAAAGGTGGCCAAGCTCAGGCGTCCGCTATTGGTGATTCATGGCGAAAAGGATTCCATTGTTCCGATGGCCCTGGGGCGGCAGGTCTATGATGCAGCACATGAGCCTAAACAATGGTTTGTGATAGTGGGTGCGGAGCATAATGATGTGCCCTTTGTTGGGGGAATCTCCTATTTTCAGAAAATCACGGGCTTTGTGCAGACTATAACCTCCTAA
- a CDS encoding symmetrical bis(5'-nucleosyl)-tetraphosphatase, whose product MATYAIGDVQGCVQALHRLIEKIRFNPASDRLWFVGDLVNRGPDSLEVLRLIKQLGNSAITVLGNHDLHLLAVWAKITTLSQKDTLQSTLSAPDVDELLAWLRFRPLAHVEDGYCLIHAGLLPSWSISQALELAREAEEALRDENFHQHLPAIYFRKALVFSPHLSLDERVGLTTNVLTRLRVCTQEGIPEFSFKGHPDDAPPGYMPWFQVPNRATQEDTIIFGHWSALGVVKGPRVFAIDGGCVWGRELIALRLEDKHLFRVTCSKI is encoded by the coding sequence ATGGCTACTTATGCAATTGGAGATGTACAGGGATGCGTTCAGGCCTTACACCGTTTGATTGAAAAGATTCGCTTCAATCCGGCATCAGATCGGCTCTGGTTCGTCGGGGACTTGGTCAATCGAGGGCCAGATTCCTTGGAAGTGCTCCGCCTCATCAAGCAGTTAGGGAACTCGGCCATCACCGTGTTGGGCAATCATGACTTACATCTTCTGGCGGTGTGGGCCAAGATCACCACTCTTAGTCAAAAAGACACCTTACAATCGACACTCTCGGCTCCCGATGTGGATGAATTGCTCGCCTGGTTGCGATTTCGACCCCTTGCCCACGTCGAAGATGGATATTGTCTAATTCATGCCGGCCTCTTACCATCCTGGTCCATTTCTCAAGCCCTGGAGTTAGCGCGTGAGGCAGAGGAAGCCTTGCGGGATGAGAATTTTCACCAGCACCTACCCGCAATCTATTTTCGAAAAGCTCTCGTGTTTTCTCCTCATCTGAGCCTTGATGAACGAGTAGGCCTCACCACCAATGTCTTGACCCGGCTCCGGGTCTGTACCCAAGAAGGCATTCCTGAGTTCTCGTTTAAGGGGCATCCCGACGACGCCCCTCCGGGGTATATGCCATGGTTCCAAGTTCCCAATCGAGCGACACAAGAGGACACAATTATTTTTGGTCATTGGTCCGCCTTAGGAGTTGTGAAAGGACCACGCGTCTTCGCGATCGACGGTGGATGCGTGTGGGGACGGGAACTCATTGCCCTGCGCCTCGAAGACAAACATCTCTTTCGCGTCACCTGCTCAAAGATTTAA